The Sulfolobus sp. A20 genomic interval TTTCTAGTACGAAGAATGCTTCAATTAGATCATCTATGTAAAGGTAACTTTTTCTTTGCTTTCCATTCCCTAAGATTTTCAATACGTTAGGGTTACTCTTTAACTTATTTACGAAATCAATAATTACTCCATGCGTAACTCTGCCACCTATTATATTAGCTAATCTAGTTATAATACTTTTAATACCATATTGCCTAGCATAATAATCCACTATATTTTCGCACAGTAATTTAAATAAACCATAGTTTGAGATGGGTTTTAATTCTGCTGTTTCTGGAGTTGGTATTATATTTGACTCTCCATATACTGTAGACGAAGAAGTAAAGATTACTTTTAGCGCATCTTTTTTCCTAGCCAGTTCCATAACATTCAACGTAACTCTTACATCTCTCTCAAAATGTTCTAAAATATTTGTCATTGACGACTTGACATCAGGGTGTGCAGCAAGATGATAAAAAATTGCACCCTTTTCTATTTCGTTAAATTCATTCGTTATAGGTATCCTAAGATCATATTTCATAGTTTTAGCATCTCTATTTATATAATTTCCTAGGGAAAAGTCATCTATTACTACGACTTCTGAACCTTTTTTTATTAGATGGTCTGTTAAATGTCCTCCTATGTATCCTGCTCCTCCGAGAATAACATACAAAGTTAGATCACAGATGATTATTAGCATAATTATTTATTAAAGTAAAGGACGTGAAAGTTGTAACTTTCCAATCAGTTATTCCTATTTTTCTCTACCTTAGCTACGATATTATTAAAAATTAACTTAATTGTATAATTCTTACTTTTTATTTTCTTTACTGAAATTATAAGATTTACCTTCTTGTCCCTAGGATACTTTTTATCTTTTATTATTATTGGGTCTAATCCCAGATTTTTTGATTCAGTTAAAATATCTTCTATGGTAATTTTATACTGGATTTTTCTAACTCTTCTACCTTTAGATCTGCTGTTTGATAAGAAATATGAAGGCCAAATAACTATTCTGTTTTCATCTTTAAGATCCCTTAGACTCATCTCTAACCAACACTGCATTAATAACTCCATCTTGACCTGGTCTAGACTTAACTATTGCAATGCCTGCTTCAGTTCTTATCTTAGCCCCTCTTATAATAATTCCTCTTCTAGCCAGCTCCTTATTGGCAGGAGTTTCAATCACTTCTAATATCTTAACTTTCTTAGCAGTATTATTAGCAGGATCTATTAGGTTGGCAAAGCTTGCATACTTTAACCTCACTTTAAAATTACCACCTAATATTCTTTCTTTAACTCTCGTATCTTCAGATGAGATGGTAGTAAATGTAGGAGGGCTGCCAATTTCATATTTTCTCTTATCTCTATTTTTTCCCTTTAACCCGCCAGATATTTTTCTATTGTCTGGGCCTTGATAAAATCCCATAATTAACGCCGAGTTTAAAATCTAGATCACAAGAATAAAAACTTAAGCCCCAAAGTTACGTTTTCTTTTTTGATATGATCTAATGGCTCTCCATAAATCTATTTTTCTAAACTCTGGCCAATAAGCTTCGCAGAAGAAGAGTTCTGAGTATGCTATATGCCACAATAAGAAATTACTTATTCTAACTTCCCCTGAAGTTCTAATAACCAGATCAATGTCTCCTAGTTCACTATCATAAAAATACTTTCTAAATAACTCTTCATTTACATCTTCTTTCTTTATTTTTCCATCTTTGTAGTCTTTAATAATTTTTGTTACTGCATCTATAATTTCTTGTCGTCCACCATAACATATTGCCAAAGTTAATTTCCTTTTATAATACCTAGAGGTTTTCTCTATTATTTTATGAATGTATTGCTGCAACTCCAGTGGTAGTTTATCAAGCTTACCTATAGCATTAACTCTTATTTCATATCTATCGATTATAGGATCACTTAATAACTCCTCTAGTCCTCTCCTTATATAACTTAATACTATAGACAGTTCCTCAGTGCTTCTCTTCTCACAGTTTTCAGTTGAAAGCGCGAATACAGTTATGTTTTGAATCCCTAGATTAAGTAACCAAATTAAAACTTCTTTCAATTTCCTATATCCATAAAAGTATGCATCGCCAAGAGAAAGATTATTTAATCTAGCCCATCTTCTGTTTCCGTCTGGTATGATCCCCACATGCTTAGGTAGGGGCCCATCTTTTATTTCTCTCCATAATGTCATTTCATAAATTTTATATATCGGCCTTAAGACTAATCTTTTTAGCTTCTCTTTTGCCATAACTCTTCTATTGCTAGCATATACGTCTTTACACCTATATATATTTCATCCAAACTGATTTTTTCTTGATCTGTATGTTCTAAAGAAGAATTGCCAGGTCCATATCCTGCTATATTATAGCAGATCTTATTTAAAATGTTCATGTCACTAGTTCCTGCCTTTCTAACTAATCTAGGCTTAAGTTGTTGTTTTAATAAAGCTCTCATTAAAGATTTTACTACATCGTTATTTGTGCTTACTTTTACTGGTGGTGTTTCATCGATTACTTTAATTTCACACTCCTTAAAAATATTCTGAACTTCGTCAAGTATTCTATCTCTATTATCATTAATAGCATATCTAATATCTAAGTGTAGATACACTTTAGAGGGGGTCACGTTAAATGTATCACCTGCATTTATAACTGTTGGGACAATTGAAACTTTATCGAATTTTTCGGGTGGTTTGTATATTTCTAATATTTTTTTAGAAATATCTACTATTAAATTATTTCTTGCTGAAGATGAGTGTTCTGAGTTACCATAGCATTGAATATCAAGTTGAATGGATCCTCTATACTCTATTACTATGTCAGTAGTATTTGTTGGTTCCCCTACTATACAATGTCTATAGTTCGAGCTAAGGGAAACTAACTCTCTGGCACCTATGCTAGTGCTTTCTTCATCCGTGAGTGCAGCTACTGTAACTTTTATTCCTCTTTCATTAAGTAACCATGCAGCTAAAATCATCCCTACTAGTGGTCCCTTCGCATCAACTGCTCCTCTTCCATAGATTGTCTCACCTTCTTCCTTAGGAGGTATGAAGCCAGGTACTGTATCAACATGAGAGGCTAATAGTACATCTCCTTCGCCAAGTATAAAAGAATTTGATTTAGGTAGTATTTTTAGTTTTAAATTAAGTTGATTTGAAATCTTCTCAAAAAATGCTGTTGAAGTCCTTTCATTTTTAGAGGGCGTGTAAATAGATAAAATATCAAGAAGTAACTCTTTTGCTTTCTGTTTCACTAATTCCTTTTCTTGCAGCATCTGAAGCCCACTCCATATCTGCTTGTGTTATTAAATAAGGTGGTAAAAATCTTATAGTAGAAATTCCTGCCTTTAAGGATAAGACCTTTTCGTCTTGGATTACCTTTATTGCTTGAGAGGGATTAAATCTGAGATCAATTCCGATCATTAATCCTAACCCTCTTATTTCTCTAACTGATTTAAAGTCACGTAATTTTTCTTCGAGTAATTTCATGAATAATCTACCTTTTTCTTCTGCTTGATATGGCACGTTTTCGTTTACGAGCACTTTACAAGATGCTGTAACAGCAGCTGCTGCCAATGGATTTCCACCATAAGTCGAACCATGGTCGCCTTCTTCTAGTGCTTCACTTATCCATTCTGGTAAAAATACAACACTCACTGGAAATCCTCCACCTATTGCCTTTCCTGCCGTTAAAATATCCGGTTGGATGCCAAAGTGTTGATATGCCCATATTTTACCGGTTCTCCCAAAACCTGTTTGCACTTCATCAATTATAAGTAGTGAACCGGTCTTTTGTGTTATTTCACGTAAACTTTTCATAAACTCTTGTTTAGCTGGTATTACTCCTCCCTCTCCTTGTATTGGCTCTACGATAACCCCAGCTACCTCTTCATTTATTTGTTTTAATAAGTCTAAATTGTTATATTCCAAGAATTCGACTGGCGTTAAGAGAGGTTCAAAAGGTTCTCTATACTTCTTATTCCAAGTAACGGATAGTGCTCCTACTGTTCTTCCGTGAAAAGAGTTTTTAAACGCAATTATTTTCTTTCTTTTTGTCACCTTTCTCACTATTTTTAAAGCTAACTCTACTGCTTCAGATCCGCTATTTAGTAAAAATGCGTTATCTAGATTATCTGGCTTTACACGATCAAGTTCTTTTATCATTTCCTCTCTTATCGGAGTATCAAATGCTGGTGATAATGTTACTATTTGATTAAGCTGCTTGGTTAAATATTCTATGACGGTCTTGTTTCTATGTCCAAGAAAAGCTACACCATGTCCTGCATGCATATCTAAATATTTTGTTCCATTAATATCCCATACATATTGACCTTCTCCTTTAACTATTTTTAGACCTCTATCTTGATAAAACTTGAGAAGCTTCATTCACCTTTTCACCCATTCAGCAATTTTCTTTAATAAAAATTCTGACAAATTAAAGTTATTTACTCTTACAGTATTTTTATACTCCGGAACCCCATTCACTTCATCGACAATGTATCCTCTTTCCTTATCTTCAAATACGTCGATCCCTAGGAAAAATCCTCCTACTATTTTTTGTACTTTTAATGCAATTTCCCTAATCTCTTCATCTATTTTGAGAGGAAGTGCTTTAGCACCTAGAGCAGTGTTAGTTCTCCAGTTCCCCTCATTTACTCTATATATTCCGACAGGAACTTCGTCTCCTATTACAAAAACTCTAATATCTCTATTAGGTTTATTTATGAATTCTTGTACATAAAATATATCTTTATACTTTTGGTTTGTAAATTCTTGATATTCTAAATAACTATATAAAGTATCAGCATTATCAGCCTTAGCTACCATCCTTCCCCAACTTCCTTCAACTGGTTTTACAACAACTGGAAATCCAAGTTTCTTAGCATATTCTAACGCAGATATTCTATTAAACGCTACATAAGTTTTAGGAACGTTAATATTATGTTTTGATAATAAATAGGTTGTAAATATTTTATTTTCACATAAAATAAGATTATTATAATCATTAATCACATGGTAGCCCATCTGCTCTATTATAAAAGAAGTTACGAGGGCTCTATTATGAGAGACGTTTCTTTGCAAAAAAATATCTATATCTTCATTTAATTTTAGCTCATTAGAAAAAAACACTGTATCCTTAGTATACAATGGATATAGCTTAAAACCTAACTTTTTACTCTCCTCGACTAAGTTTTTTTCCTCCCATCGCAAAATATCATACAATAATCCTATTCTCACTCTCCCCAGTCCTCGCCAACTTCTTCCGCTAATCTAAGATTTAATCTATTATTTTGCTTGATTATTTCTAATTGAGCGCCACACTCATGCTCTACAAGCTCTCCAGGTAACGCATCATCTTCTACACTTACATCTCCACCACATACTGGACATTTTAGGATTACCATATCAAGATCAGTTAGAGAGTATATGGTTTTGTGTTGAAAAACTTTTTAGTAATAAATGGTACGTTTTTAGAACCATGTTCTAAGAATTATAGTACTATTAGTTCCTACTACACCTTGGATACTTCTAATCTCATCTATTGTTCTATTGATAGATGTGATGTTAGTTCCTCTAACTATTACTAAGATGTCATAGTCTCCAGTAGTTTCGTATACTACTTCTACTCCAGGTATTTTGGCTATTTTCTTAGATATTTCAGAAGTAGGAATTTGTGGGGTAGACTGAACCATAACCACTGCCCTTATTTCATTTTCCAATTCGTACTCAATGGTAAATCTTTTTATAATCCCCTGCCTTACTAATTTTTCAATTCTTTTCCTAACTGCTGCTTCACTAACTTTCAGCTCCTTTGCTATTAATGTATATGGCGTTCTAGCATTCTTCTTTAAGATTTCTAATATCTTTAAATCGCTATCATCTATACTAGGGCTAGGCATTTGTAATCACCGTCCCTTTTAGTTGTAAAGCATTACTAATAGGATTATCTTTCATTCCTGAAGCTATTATTACTTTTCCAATTCCATTTTCAATTGCTTCAGCACTCATTAAGAGTTTTCTATTCATGCCAGGTCCTATCTTAGATGCTAGTTCTCTAGCCTCCTCTGCCGTTAATTTATTGATCACCTTATTATCAACTAATACACCTTCTACATCTGATAGCATTACGAGAGTCTCAGGTTTAACGGCTTTACTTATAGCAAAAGCAGCTTGATCAGCATCAATATTTAGAGGTAACTTTTCCTCAATATCTAAAGCAAAAGGTGACAATATTATTGCATCAAATAACATAAGTAAATTATTTATAACATCTCCTCTAATCTCCTTAACTTTACCTGTATAGCCACCATCAATTAATCGTTTTTTGCCCCTCTCATCAATTATAACTATTTTCTTTTTTCTTTCAGCAATTAGTAGTCCACCATCAACACCAGATATACCTATAGTGTTCTTTCCTAAGCTTAACAATTTCGATACTATCTGTTTATTTATAAGGCTCATTGTCATAACATAAATATCAAGTTCTTCCCTACTCGTATACCTACTCTTGATACCCTCTGGAGAAGTTACAAATGTTGGTTCTATCCCCATTTTCTTAGAGTATTCTGTTACTATGTCTCCCCCTCCGTGTATTAGTATAAGCTTCTCCTTAATGTTTACAATATCATCTACTACTTTGTCTAGGGAATTTTTAACTACTCTACCACCTATCTTTATTACAATCATCTTAACCAGGCCTCAAGGGTGCTATTTTTAAACCTTCATCCTCTTCAAATCCCATATTAATATTAAATGCTTGTACAGCTTGTCCTGCAGCTCCTTTCATTAGGTTATCAATTGCTGAAAACATAGTCAGTCTTAATACTCTTTTTTCCACTGCAAATCCCACGTCAGCAAAGTTACTGCCAATTACATATTTAGGGTCAGGATAAGGGTGTATGTTTCCTTTAACTACTCTTATGAATTTCTTCCCTCTATAGAACTCGGCTACTTTTTTCCATATTTCAAGATCACTAATATCACTAGAGAGCCAACTGTGAGCAGAAGCCAAAGCACCTCTAACACTACTAACAGCGTGAGGAACAATACTAATCATAATACTGTCTTTAGCCAACCTAGATAGCTCTTGTTCTGCTTCAGCTGAGTGTCTGTGTCCTTCTGCTTCATAAGGTCTTATTGCATTCTGTCTCTCAGGATGATGACTTCCTTCAGAGGGCTTAGCTCCACCCTCACTGCTACTTACTTTTACATCGCTTATAAACCTTTTACTTTCAGTTAATTTAGAGGCTACTATAGGTGCTAATGCTAATATCGTAGCAGTAGCATTACAACCCGGAGAAGCGATTAGCTTGGTGTTCTTTAGTTCCTCGTAATGTAATTCAGGTAAGCCATATACAGCTTTATCTAACAGATCTGGATAAGGATGTTCGATTCCATACCACATTTTATAAGCTTGAGGATCCTTCAGCCTAAAGTCGGCACTTAAGTCCACAACAGTTAGCCCTAATTCTAAGAGTTTCGGTACATAATTCATAGATACTCCATGGGGTAGGGCTAGAAATACTACATCTGCTTTCTGAGAAATTTGATCTATATCGAAGTTAGAGAAATTTTTTGAGATTAAACCTCTTAGGTTTGGGTGAACTAATGATATTGGTTTACCGGCATATTCCCTAGAAGTCACTAAACTTATTTCAGTTTTCGGATGAGTTACTAGTATTCTTAGTAACTCTCCTCCCGTATATCCTGAACCGCCTACTACTGCAACTCTAACTTTGTCTTTCATTACTTTATGATTAATAGTTTAGGTTATAAATAGTTTAATGCATATAGATATTTGTGATGAGTGTAAACATTGATGAGCTAAAGAAATTTTTAGAAAGTAAAATATCTGCTCTACGAAAAGAGCTTGAATTCTATGAGTACTTGTTAAGTATATTAGAGTCTGGCTATGTTACATCTATCAAAGGTAATAAAGGTAGTATTGAATATATTAAGAATAAAAGAGGTGAGGTGATAGCAGAAGTATACTATACCCCTCCAATGGCAAAATTTGTTATAAAGACTAGAATTACACTTAACAAATCCTATCTATCTGCTTTAAGTAAAATACTTGAATCCGAGAAAGATTTAAGTAAGATTGATTATACAATTGAAATGGATAAAAATGATATAAAAGAAATAGTTATAAAAAATGTTACAAGTGAAATAGTCTATAATAAAATAAAAACTGGCGTCCAAACTATTCTAGAAAGGGCTTCTCAATTATAATAAATCAAGTTTCATTAAAATTGGTCTAGGATCTCCTAAGAACCTTATCAAAGCTTCACCTTTATTCAAGTACATTAATCTATTTCCTATTAGCTCATCATCTATCGAGGTGAACCTTTTAACTTCTTCCCAGAATTTTCTATCTCCATTATTCATGAATAATGCTAGACCTACGTTGTCTAAATAAATATTAGCTAACTCTCCTAAATC includes:
- a CDS encoding NAD-dependent epimerase/dehydratase family protein, with protein sequence MYVILGGAGYIGGHLTDHLIKKGSEVVVIDDFSLGNYINRDAKTMKYDLRIPITNEFNEIEKGAIFYHLAAHPDVKSSMTNILEHFERDVRVTLNVMELARKKDALKVIFTSSSTVYGESNIIPTPETAELKPISNYGLFKLLCENIVDYYARQYGIKSIITRLANIIGGRVTHGVIIDFVNKLKSNPNVLKILGNGKQRKSYLYIDDLIEAFFVLETRDNNTFNVYNVGNEDWITVDEIANIVMSEMNVNPKIIYEDAGEGRGWPGDVRFMLLDITKIKKLGWKPKLTSKDAVRKAVKDVLNKN
- a CDS encoding signal recognition particle subunit SRP19/SEC65 family protein, producing the protein MSLRDLKDENRIVIWPSYFLSNSRSKGRRVRKIQYKITIEDILTESKNLGLDPIIIKDKKYPRDKKVNLIISVKKIKSKNYTIKLIFNNIVAKVEKNRNN
- a CDS encoding 30S ribosomal protein S8e, with product MGFYQGPDNRKISGGLKGKNRDKRKYEIGSPPTFTTISSEDTRVKERILGGNFKVRLKYASFANLIDPANNTAKKVKILEVIETPANKELARRGIIIRGAKIRTEAGIAIVKSRPGQDGVINAVLVRDESKGS
- the uppS gene encoding polyprenyl diphosphate synthase, coding for MAKEKLKRLVLRPIYKIYEMTLWREIKDGPLPKHVGIIPDGNRRWARLNNLSLGDAYFYGYRKLKEVLIWLLNLGIQNITVFALSTENCEKRSTEELSIVLSYIRRGLEELLSDPIIDRYEIRVNAIGKLDKLPLELQQYIHKIIEKTSRYYKRKLTLAICYGGRQEIIDAVTKIIKDYKDGKIKKEDVNEELFRKYFYDSELGDIDLVIRTSGEVRISNFLLWHIAYSELFFCEAYWPEFRKIDLWRAIRSYQKRKRNFGA
- a CDS encoding N-acetyl-lysine deacetylase → MLQEKELVKQKAKELLLDILSIYTPSKNERTSTAFFEKISNQLNLKLKILPKSNSFILGEGDVLLASHVDTVPGFIPPKEEGETIYGRGAVDAKGPLVGMILAAWLLNERGIKVTVAALTDEESTSIGARELVSLSSNYRHCIVGEPTNTTDIVIEYRGSIQLDIQCYGNSEHSSSARNNLIVDISKKILEIYKPPEKFDKVSIVPTVINAGDTFNVTPSKVYLHLDIRYAINDNRDRILDEVQNIFKECEIKVIDETPPVKVSTNNDVVKSLMRALLKQQLKPRLVRKAGTSDMNILNKICYNIAGYGPGNSSLEHTDQEKISLDEIYIGVKTYMLAIEELWQKRS
- the lysJ gene encoding [LysW]-aminoadipate semialdehyde/glutamate semialdehyde transaminase — translated: MKLLKFYQDRGLKIVKGEGQYVWDINGTKYLDMHAGHGVAFLGHRNKTVIEYLTKQLNQIVTLSPAFDTPIREEMIKELDRVKPDNLDNAFLLNSGSEAVELALKIVRKVTKRKKIIAFKNSFHGRTVGALSVTWNKKYREPFEPLLTPVEFLEYNNLDLLKQINEEVAGVIVEPIQGEGGVIPAKQEFMKSLREITQKTGSLLIIDEVQTGFGRTGKIWAYQHFGIQPDILTAGKAIGGGFPVSVVFLPEWISEALEEGDHGSTYGGNPLAAAAVTASCKVLVNENVPYQAEEKGRLFMKLLEEKLRDFKSVREIRGLGLMIGIDLRFNPSQAIKVIQDEKVLSLKAGISTIRFLPPYLITQADMEWASDAARKGISETESKRVTS
- the lysX gene encoding lysine biosynthesis protein LysX, yielding MRIGLLYDILRWEEKNLVEESKKLGFKLYPLYTKDTVFFSNELKLNEDIDIFLQRNVSHNRALVTSFIIEQMGYHVINDYNNLILCENKIFTTYLLSKHNINVPKTYVAFNRISALEYAKKLGFPVVVKPVEGSWGRMVAKADNADTLYSYLEYQEFTNQKYKDIFYVQEFINKPNRDIRVFVIGDEVPVGIYRVNEGNWRTNTALGAKALPLKIDEEIREIALKVQKIVGGFFLGIDVFEDKERGYIVDEVNGVPEYKNTVRVNNFNLSEFLLKKIAEWVKR
- the lysW/argW gene encoding alpha-aminoadipate/glutamate carrier protein LysW; its protein translation is MVILKCPVCGGDVSVEDDALPGELVEHECGAQLEIIKQNNRLNLRLAEEVGEDWGE
- the lysM gene encoding HTH-type transcriptional regulator LysM — encoded protein: MPSPSIDDSDLKILEILKKNARTPYTLIAKELKVSEAAVRKRIEKLVRQGIIKRFTIEYELENEIRAVVMVQSTPQIPTSEISKKIAKIPGVEVVYETTGDYDILVIVRGTNITSINRTIDEIRSIQGVVGTNSTIILRTWF
- a CDS encoding [LysW]-aminoadipate/[LysW]-glutamate kinase; amino-acid sequence: MIVIKIGGRVVKNSLDKVVDDIVNIKEKLILIHGGGDIVTEYSKKMGIEPTFVTSPEGIKSRYTSREELDIYVMTMSLINKQIVSKLLSLGKNTIGISGVDGGLLIAERKKKIVIIDERGKKRLIDGGYTGKVKEIRGDVINNLLMLFDAIILSPFALDIEEKLPLNIDADQAAFAISKAVKPETLVMLSDVEGVLVDNKVINKLTAEEARELASKIGPGMNRKLLMSAEAIENGIGKVIIASGMKDNPISNALQLKGTVITNA
- the argC gene encoding N-acetyl-gamma-glutamyl-phosphate reductase, with the protein product MKDKVRVAVVGGSGYTGGELLRILVTHPKTEISLVTSREYAGKPISLVHPNLRGLISKNFSNFDIDQISQKADVVFLALPHGVSMNYVPKLLELGLTVVDLSADFRLKDPQAYKMWYGIEHPYPDLLDKAVYGLPELHYEELKNTKLIASPGCNATATILALAPIVASKLTESKRFISDVKVSSSEGGAKPSEGSHHPERQNAIRPYEAEGHRHSAEAEQELSRLAKDSIMISIVPHAVSSVRGALASAHSWLSSDISDLEIWKKVAEFYRGKKFIRVVKGNIHPYPDPKYVIGSNFADVGFAVEKRVLRLTMFSAIDNLMKGAAGQAVQAFNINMGFEEDEGLKIAPLRPG